From the genome of Planctomycetota bacterium:
CGCCGCCGAGATTGAAACCGATCTCGCGCCCGAAACGCTCCTGGAGGAACTGAAGCGCGTCGAACGCGCTCTCGGCCGAAGACCGGGCCCGCGATGGGGACCGCGGGAGATCGACCTCGACATTCTTCTCTGCGGCGACACAATGTTCGAAACCGGCACGCTCGTGATTCCGCACCCGCGGATGCGCGAGCGGCGGTTCGTCCTGGAGCCCCTGGCCGAAATCGCCCCGGACGCCCGCGACCCCGTGACCGGCCGAACCGTCCGGGAACTGTTCGCGCTTCTGGATCGGACCTGACCGGCGTGCACCGCTTGCCGCTCAGCCGACGGCTTTCGGCGGCGGGTCTTTCGGCGGCGATGGCGGCACGGGCTCGGGTCCTGGAGCGACCGGCCGGTCGTCCAGGTATCCATAGGTTTTGCAGGCCTTGACGATCTCGCGGGCGATGGGCCCGGCGATTTCGCCACCGTGGCCGCCGTGCTCGACGATCACCGCGAATGCGATCTTCGGGTTCTGGGCGGGGGCGAAACCGGCGAACCACGCGTGGTCCGCGCCGCGGCCGGCCTGGGCCGTGCCGGTCTTGCCGGCGATGCGGATGTCCGGGAGATTCGCGCGGCCGTAGCCGGTGCCTCCCTCTTCGTTGACAACCGCATCGAAGGCGTCGCGGATAACCGCCATGTACTTGGGATTCAGGTTCAAGCCCGGGCGTGCAGCGTCGGCGGGGGGGGCCAGTTCCCGGACCAGGCGAAGCGGGGGCATCCGGCCGTCGCTGGCGACGAGGCCGTAAACCTGCGCGACCTGGAGGGGCGTCACGAGCAGTTCCCCTTGGCCGACGGCGAGATTCCGCACGTCGCCGACCCGGACGGAACCGCTCGCCTCGCCGGGCAGTCCGATTCCGGTAGGATGGCCGAGACCCATCCGCCCGGCCCACTGGATGAGCCGGTCGCGCGCCAGCGCGAGGTCTCTGCCGCCCCCCGCCTGTCGGCCGAGAAGCATTCCCACTTGATAGAAGAAGACATTGCAGGACTTCTTGATGGCGGTTCTCAGTTCAATCGCGCCGTGGCCGCTGGGGTAGATGTGGCAGCGGAAGCGTTCGGGGTGATCGCGATCGAGGATCCCCTCGCACACGAGGATGGTCTGTGGGGTGAGGACGCCTTCGTGCAGTGCGGCGGTGGAGGTGACGGCCTTGAAGACGGACCCCAGGGGATACTGGCCCGCCGCCGCCCGGTTAAGGAGCGGTCCGGCGGGGTCGCGCAGGAGATCCGGGTAGTCCGCCTCGACGAGCCGGACGTCGTACCGCGGCGAGGTCGCAAGGACCAGACAATCGCCGGTGCGGCAATCGAGGACGACGACGGCGCCGACGACGCGACGGCGTGGCGCGTCGGGCGGCCCGCGGTCGAGAATCGCTTCGACGTCGGCCTGAAGGGCGATGTCGAGCGAGAGGTGGACGTCGCCGCCGGGCACAGGCGGGATGTCTTCCAGGAAGTTCCCGTCGATGCCCTTGCGATAGACGCCGCGCGACCCGCGCAAAATGCTTTCGGCAAGGGCTTCGACGCCGCTGCGTCCGACCTCATCGCCGGGCCAGTAGCGCTTCAGATGTCCGGGCGGATAGTCGGCATTGACAGCGCCGTCCAGTTCCTCCTGGGTAACCTCGCCGAGCCAGCCGACGACGTGCGGCGCGACGGCGCCGTAGGGATACTCGCGTTTCGAGGTCGGCACGAGAACGAGCCCGGGGAACCGGTCGGGCTGCGAACCGATGACCCCGACCGCATTGAGGTCCACGTCGTGGACGATCGGATGGGGGATGCTGGTGCGCGGGCCGTAGGTTTCTTCGCGGACGGGGATGCGGCGTCCGTGGCGTTCGGCGACGGTCTCGCGGATGACCCGGACGCGCTGGCGGATGATGTCGGCGCGCCGGGCGAGTTCCTCGGGCGGGACGTTGGTCAGGCGCGCCAGTTCCTGCCACATGCGCTGGACGCGAAGGCGGACATCGGCCTCGGCGACGCCCAGCCGCCGGGCCGTATCGGCCACAAACTCGTCGCTCAGTTCGATGAACGGGAAATAGATGGCCACGTCGAAGGCGCCGGTGTCCTGGGCAAGGGGAACGCCGTTGCGGTCGTAGATCGTGCCGCGAATCGTCGGGTGAAAGCCCGGCGGTCGTTTGAGCCGTTCGGCCGCCTCCTGGCGGTAGCGCGTCTCCTGAAAGACCTGAAGGCGCAGAAGGAAGACGAGGAGGACGGCAGCGCCGATGGCGAGAACCGCGAGAACGGATTTCAGACGTATCGCATACATGAGGCAAGACCCGCAGGCCGAGGCGCCGACCGGCACATCCTATGCTACGAGGAGCGCAAAATCAAGGCAGGCCTTGCCGGACGGAGAGAATAGACGGGGGCGGACGGCCGCTTACTCCGGCGCGCCGACGGGGATGCGCAGGGGCCCCCGGAGCATCGCGAAGAGCCAGAAAAGGTACGGCGCGAGAAATGCCGAATAGAGGGCCTCCAGGCCTGCCTGCTCGGCGGATGGCCCGATCCGGAGCGGGGCCGCCTCGAAGTACCGCGTGGCGACGTACCAGACCCCGTGGACCAGAAAGACGGTGCCGAGGCAGAGGAGAAACTGAGCCAGGACGCGGGTCCCGAAGACACCCTTGCGAAGGAGACTGATGAGGTAAAGGACGAGGCAAAACAGGAGGGCGCCGACACCGAGCCGGCCCGCCACGCTCACCAGGTCCGACGCCAGTCCGAAAC
Proteins encoded in this window:
- the folK gene encoding 2-amino-4-hydroxy-6-hydroxymethyldihydropteridine diphosphokinase yields the protein AAEIETDLAPETLLEELKRVERALGRRPGPRWGPREIDLDILLCGDTMFETGTLVIPHPRMRERRFVLEPLAEIAPDARDPVTGRTVRELFALLDRT
- the mreD gene encoding rod shape-determining protein MreD — encoded protein: MRWVVIAILAYIGIVLEALFFRPGLLAIRIDGQWIRPDLLLILGLFLALHLESHEVFVVGWCFGLASDLVSVAGRLGVGALLFCLVLYLISLLRKGVFGTRVLAQFLLCLGTVFLVHGVWYVATRYFEAAPLRIGPSAEQAGLEALYSAFLAPYLFWLFAMLRGPLRIPVGAPE
- a CDS encoding penicillin-binding transpeptidase domain-containing protein; the encoded protein is MYAIRLKSVLAVLAIGAAVLLVFLLRLQVFQETRYRQEAAERLKRPPGFHPTIRGTIYDRNGVPLAQDTGAFDVAIYFPFIELSDEFVADTARRLGVAEADVRLRVQRMWQELARLTNVPPEELARRADIIRQRVRVIRETVAERHGRRIPVREETYGPRTSIPHPIVHDVDLNAVGVIGSQPDRFPGLVLVPTSKREYPYGAVAPHVVGWLGEVTQEELDGAVNADYPPGHLKRYWPGDEVGRSGVEALAESILRGSRGVYRKGIDGNFLEDIPPVPGGDVHLSLDIALQADVEAILDRGPPDAPRRRVVGAVVVLDCRTGDCLVLATSPRYDVRLVEADYPDLLRDPAGPLLNRAAAGQYPLGSVFKAVTSTAALHEGVLTPQTILVCEGILDRDHPERFRCHIYPSGHGAIELRTAIKKSCNVFFYQVGMLLGRQAGGGRDLALARDRLIQWAGRMGLGHPTGIGLPGEASGSVRVGDVRNLAVGQGELLVTPLQVAQVYGLVASDGRMPPLRLVRELAPPADAARPGLNLNPKYMAVIRDAFDAVVNEEGGTGYGRANLPDIRIAGKTGTAQAGRGADHAWFAGFAPAQNPKIAFAVIVEHGGHGGEIAGPIAREIVKACKTYGYLDDRPVAPGPEPVPPSPPKDPPPKAVG